The following proteins are encoded in a genomic region of Natrinema sp. DC36:
- the leuD gene encoding 3-isopropylmalate dehydratase small subunit produces MTDEVEIPEVNYVSGSGVPIRGNDIDTDQIIPARFMKVVTFDGLGEFAFFDLRFDDDDNQKEHPFNEDRYQDSSVMVVNSNFGCGSSREHAPQALMRWGIDAVIGESFAEIFAGNCLALGIPTVTADSETIEDLQDWVTANPDGEIDIDIEAEEVTYGETTIDVTVDDAQRKALVDGVWDTTALMKSNAGAVREKARELPYVDDAAIPEAE; encoded by the coding sequence ATGACGGACGAAGTGGAGATTCCCGAGGTCAACTACGTCTCCGGCTCCGGCGTTCCGATTCGGGGTAACGACATCGACACCGACCAGATCATCCCCGCGCGGTTCATGAAGGTCGTCACCTTCGACGGACTGGGCGAATTCGCGTTCTTCGATCTGCGATTCGACGACGACGACAATCAGAAAGAACATCCGTTCAACGAGGACCGCTACCAGGACTCCTCGGTGATGGTCGTCAACTCGAACTTCGGCTGTGGCTCCTCGAGAGAGCACGCGCCGCAGGCCCTGATGCGCTGGGGGATCGATGCGGTTATCGGCGAGAGCTTCGCCGAAATTTTCGCGGGCAACTGTCTGGCGCTCGGCATCCCGACCGTGACGGCCGACAGCGAGACGATCGAGGACCTCCAGGACTGGGTTACCGCGAACCCCGACGGCGAGATCGATATCGACATCGAGGCCGAAGAAGTGACCTACGGCGAGACCACGATCGACGTGACCGTCGACGACGCCCAGCGCAAGGCGCTCGTCGACGGCGTCTGGGACACGACGGCGCTGATGAAGTCCAACGCCGGCGCGGTCCGCGAGAAGGCTCGAGAACTGCCGTACGTCGACGACGCGGCGATTCCGGAAGCCGAGTAA
- the leuC gene encoding 3-isopropylmalate dehydratase large subunit, whose amino-acid sequence MSKGTLYDKVWDRHKVTRLPTGQDQLFVGLHLIHEVTSPQAFGMLRERDLEVAFPKLTHATVDHIVPTADQSRPYKEDAAEEMMAELEENVREAGIEFSDPTTGDQGIVHVIGPEQGITQPGKTIVCGDSHTSTHGAFGALAFGIGTSQIRDVLATGTVAMEKQKVRKIQIDGELGDGVEAKDVILEIIRRLGTEGGVGYVYEYAGEAIEDLGMEGRMSICNMSIEGGARAGYVNPDETTYEWLEQTDYFQENPEKFDELKPYWESIRSDEDAEYDDVVHIDANELEPVVTWGTTPGQGVGISDPIPEPESLPEEKQDTARRAQEHMRVEPGDTMEGYNIDVAFLGSCTNARLPDLRRAARIVEGRQVDDDVRAMVVPGSQRVQRTAEEEGLKDTFEEAGFEWRNAGCSMCLGMNEDQLEGDEACASSSNRNFVGRQGSKDGRTVLMSPRMVAAAAINGEVSDVRDLKEVNLA is encoded by the coding sequence ATGAGCAAGGGCACACTGTACGACAAGGTCTGGGATCGACACAAGGTAACCCGCCTGCCGACCGGACAGGATCAGCTGTTCGTCGGGCTCCACCTCATCCACGAGGTCACGAGCCCGCAGGCGTTCGGGATGCTCCGCGAGCGCGACCTCGAGGTCGCCTTTCCGAAGCTGACCCACGCGACGGTTGACCACATCGTGCCGACGGCCGACCAGTCCCGTCCCTACAAGGAGGACGCGGCCGAGGAGATGATGGCCGAACTCGAGGAAAACGTCCGCGAGGCCGGCATCGAGTTCTCGGACCCGACGACGGGCGATCAGGGGATCGTCCACGTCATCGGACCGGAGCAAGGGATCACCCAGCCCGGCAAGACGATCGTCTGCGGGGACTCCCACACCTCGACACACGGCGCGTTCGGCGCGCTCGCCTTCGGCATCGGGACCTCCCAGATCCGCGACGTGCTCGCGACGGGCACCGTCGCCATGGAGAAACAGAAGGTCCGCAAGATCCAGATCGACGGCGAACTCGGCGACGGCGTCGAAGCGAAGGACGTTATCCTCGAGATCATCCGCCGGCTCGGAACGGAAGGCGGCGTCGGTTACGTCTACGAGTACGCCGGCGAGGCCATCGAGGACCTCGGGATGGAAGGGCGGATGTCTATCTGTAACATGTCGATCGAAGGCGGCGCTCGTGCGGGCTACGTCAACCCCGACGAGACCACCTACGAGTGGCTCGAGCAGACCGACTATTTCCAGGAGAACCCGGAGAAGTTCGACGAACTCAAACCCTACTGGGAATCCATTCGCAGCGACGAGGACGCCGAATACGACGACGTCGTCCACATCGACGCGAACGAACTCGAGCCGGTCGTCACCTGGGGGACCACGCCCGGGCAGGGAGTCGGCATCTCCGATCCGATTCCGGAACCGGAGTCGCTGCCGGAAGAGAAACAAGACACCGCCCGACGCGCCCAAGAACACATGCGCGTCGAGCCTGGCGACACGATGGAAGGGTACAATATCGATGTTGCTTTCCTCGGCTCCTGTACCAACGCTCGCCTGCCGGACCTGCGACGCGCCGCTCGAATCGTCGAGGGTCGACAGGTCGACGACGACGTCCGCGCGATGGTCGTCCCCGGCAGCCAGCGCGTGCAGCGGACCGCCGAGGAAGAGGGCCTCAAGGACACCTTCGAGGAAGCCGGTTTCGAGTGGCGAAACGCCGGCTGTTCGATGTGTCTCGGCATGAACGAAGACCAGCTCGAGGGAGACGAGGCCTGTGCCTCCTCCTCGAACCGGAACTTCGTCGGCCGGCAGGGCTCGAAGGACGGACGGACCGTCCTGATGAGCCCCCGAATGGTCGCGGCGGCGGCGATCAACGGGGAAGTCTCCGACGTGCGCGATCTGAAGGAGGTGAACCTCGCATGA
- a CDS encoding EamA family transporter, which translates to MSRALDASLFVLLAVLWGFSFPAISIGLEYLPPLLFAAARYDIAAILLLTAAVVRVEKWRPTARNDLAAVAGGGVFLIAGNGLLFLGQQTVPSGVAAILQGLVPIVTALWAIPLLGERLSPLGAVGAAIGFLGVGLVVQPDPGNLLAGDTAARLLIVGQVCSVALGGVLIQRAEPTLEQLPLVGWSMLVGGVVLHAVSLGAGEFPSADVLGPVSVGALLYLGVFATAIAFMIYFSILEEHGAFEAALIGYLVPIVATVASVFLLGEEIGVLTVGGFGLVAVGFVLLKRRALAEAVGFSTGVGSP; encoded by the coding sequence ATGTCTCGCGCTCTCGATGCGTCGCTTTTCGTGTTGCTGGCCGTTCTCTGGGGATTTTCCTTTCCCGCGATTTCGATCGGCCTCGAGTACCTTCCGCCGCTGCTGTTCGCAGCCGCTCGATACGACATCGCGGCGATCTTACTACTGACCGCGGCCGTCGTTCGGGTCGAGAAGTGGCGGCCGACCGCGCGGAACGATCTGGCCGCGGTCGCGGGCGGTGGCGTCTTCCTCATCGCGGGCAACGGGCTCCTCTTCCTCGGCCAGCAGACGGTTCCGAGCGGGGTCGCCGCAATCTTGCAGGGACTGGTTCCGATCGTCACCGCACTGTGGGCGATCCCGCTGCTGGGCGAACGGCTCTCGCCGCTCGGGGCCGTCGGCGCCGCCATCGGTTTTCTGGGCGTCGGCCTCGTCGTCCAGCCCGATCCGGGGAACCTGCTAGCGGGCGACACTGCCGCGCGACTGCTCATCGTCGGGCAGGTGTGTAGCGTCGCGCTCGGCGGCGTCCTGATCCAGCGAGCTGAGCCGACGCTCGAGCAACTGCCGCTGGTCGGCTGGTCGATGCTCGTCGGTGGAGTGGTCTTGCACGCCGTCAGTCTGGGCGCCGGCGAGTTTCCCAGTGCCGACGTGCTCGGACCCGTTTCCGTGGGCGCCCTGCTCTACCTCGGGGTGTTTGCGACCGCCATCGCGTTCATGATCTATTTCTCCATCCTCGAGGAACACGGCGCGTTCGAGGCGGCGCTGATCGGCTACCTGGTCCCGATCGTGGCGACGGTCGCGAGCGTCTTCCTGCTCGGTGAGGAGATCGGCGTCCTGACGGTCGGCGGCTTCGGGCTGGTCGCGGTCGGCTTCGTCCTGCTCAAGCGGCGCGCGCTCGCCGAGGCGGTCGGGTTCTCGACCGGTGTCGGCAGTCCCTGA
- the ilvN gene encoding acetolactate synthase small subunit, with amino-acid sequence MKRGLDGPEPETRPTPAGRRNKQGIRIDPEIEVTHEPRRTVISALVEHEPGVLSDVSGLFSRRQFNIESLTVGPTEDDERARITIVVEEPDPGIDQVEKQLRKLVPVISVRELEPDAMRRELALIKVDAERPAEVAAVADMYNAKTVDSSPETATVEVTGARQKIEAAIDTFSQFGIREISRTGTTALARGTDRTAGSDSTGQPADEANYDGQYTETATND; translated from the coding sequence ATGAAACGCGGTCTCGACGGGCCCGAACCCGAAACGCGCCCGACCCCCGCGGGACGGCGCAACAAACAGGGCATTCGCATCGATCCGGAGATCGAGGTGACCCACGAGCCCCGGCGCACCGTCATCTCGGCGCTGGTCGAACACGAACCGGGCGTCCTCTCGGACGTCTCGGGGCTGTTCTCGCGCCGGCAGTTCAACATCGAGAGCCTGACCGTCGGCCCGACCGAAGACGACGAACGCGCTCGAATCACGATCGTCGTCGAGGAACCCGATCCGGGAATCGATCAGGTCGAAAAGCAACTGCGCAAACTCGTGCCGGTCATCTCCGTGCGCGAACTCGAGCCCGACGCGATGCGTCGGGAACTGGCGCTGATCAAGGTCGACGCGGAGCGACCGGCCGAGGTCGCCGCCGTGGCGGACATGTACAACGCCAAGACGGTCGACTCGAGTCCGGAGACGGCGACGGTCGAAGTGACCGGCGCGCGTCAGAAGATCGAGGCCGCGATCGATACCTTCAGCCAGTTCGGGATTCGGGAGATTTCCCGGACCGGGACGACGGCGCTGGCTCGCGGCACCGATCGGACCGCCGGCTCCGATTCGACGGGACAGCCCGCCGACGAGGCGAACTACGACGGACAATACACAGAGACAGCTACCAATGACTGA
- the ilvC gene encoding ketol-acid reductoisomerase: protein MTDDFNTDIYYDDDADVSTLDDATVAVLGYGSQGHAHAQNLDDSGVDVIVGLRENSSSRSAAEADGLTVATPAEAAARAEVVSVLVPDTVQPAVYEQIEPELEAGNTLQFAHGFNIHFNQIQPPENVDVTMIAPKSPGHLVRRNYENGEGTPGLLAVYQDYTGNATERALAYGKGIGCTRAGVVETTFREETETDIFGEQAVLCGGIAQLIKTGYETLVDAGYSPEMAYFECMNEMKLIVDLMYEGGLGAMWDSVSDTAEYGGLTRGDDVIDDHVRENMEEVLDQVQNGEFATEWISENQANRPVYTQLNQAEKDHEIEEVGERLRELFAWAEEEETEDEEESAKVQADD from the coding sequence ATGACTGACGACTTCAACACCGACATCTACTACGACGACGACGCAGACGTATCGACGCTCGACGACGCGACCGTGGCCGTGCTGGGCTACGGCAGCCAGGGCCACGCACACGCACAGAACCTCGACGACAGCGGGGTCGACGTGATCGTCGGCCTGCGCGAGAACTCATCCTCGCGGTCGGCCGCCGAAGCGGACGGGTTGACCGTCGCGACGCCGGCCGAGGCCGCCGCCCGGGCGGAGGTCGTCTCCGTGCTGGTCCCCGACACCGTCCAGCCCGCCGTCTACGAACAGATCGAACCCGAACTCGAGGCGGGGAACACGCTGCAGTTCGCCCACGGGTTCAACATCCACTTCAACCAGATTCAGCCGCCCGAAAACGTCGACGTGACGATGATCGCGCCGAAGTCGCCGGGGCATCTCGTCCGGCGCAACTACGAGAACGGCGAGGGAACGCCGGGACTGCTCGCGGTCTATCAGGATTACACCGGGAACGCGACGGAGCGCGCACTGGCCTACGGGAAGGGCATCGGCTGTACGCGCGCCGGCGTCGTCGAGACGACGTTCCGCGAGGAGACCGAGACGGACATCTTCGGCGAGCAGGCCGTCCTCTGTGGCGGCATCGCCCAGCTGATCAAAACCGGCTACGAGACGCTGGTCGACGCCGGCTACAGTCCCGAGATGGCCTACTTCGAGTGCATGAACGAGATGAAGCTCATCGTCGACCTCATGTACGAGGGCGGGCTCGGCGCGATGTGGGACTCCGTTTCCGACACCGCCGAGTACGGCGGGCTCACCCGGGGCGACGACGTGATCGACGATCACGTCCGAGAGAATATGGAAGAAGTGCTCGATCAGGTCCAGAACGGCGAGTTCGCGACCGAGTGGATCTCCGAGAATCAGGCCAACCGGCCAGTCTACACGCAGCTCAACCAGGCCGAGAAGGACCACGAGATCGAGGAAGTCGGCGAGCGACTGCGCGAACTGTTCGCCTGGGCCGAGGAGGAGGAAACCGAGGACGAAGAGGAGTCCGCCAAGGTGCAGGCGGACGACTAA
- a CDS encoding carboxypeptidase regulatory-like domain-containing protein, giving the protein MSIGARERSRFRVGIVLIALALVVASAVVSSASVAAVSQPGAAGGDDPRSATLTPTRDESAGNETSIAGTVTDAETGEPISNASVTVIGDSQTDETTTDSEGAFELAGLPGDRDYAVTVEKRGYEPTTETTTVPAGETATVDVSLAGVGSIAVAVTDAHFDEPIESATVEATGARGTYSGVRVSDGTYRIENVPSRGDYELRVHATGYVEDRRTVSPSTGEGRVESIALRGDAVLEVVVETEDGELIENATVSITRDEAAFDAASTTDDAGTLAVTVPGTGESYTVAASAPAFEASSVATGAVESEETATVTVALPAPLPISISKFATATIVAVMALTVVAGSLLARTSRSES; this is encoded by the coding sequence ATGTCAATCGGGGCCAGAGAGCGATCCCGATTCCGGGTGGGGATCGTGCTGATAGCACTCGCGCTCGTCGTCGCCAGCGCAGTCGTCTCGAGCGCCTCCGTGGCGGCTGTCTCGCAGCCAGGGGCTGCCGGCGGCGACGATCCCCGATCGGCGACACTGACGCCGACCCGCGACGAATCCGCGGGAAACGAGACGTCGATCGCGGGGACGGTAACGGACGCGGAGACCGGCGAGCCGATTTCGAACGCTTCGGTTACAGTCATCGGCGACAGCCAAACTGACGAGACGACGACGGATTCCGAGGGAGCGTTCGAACTCGCCGGTCTCCCGGGTGATCGGGACTACGCCGTGACCGTCGAGAAACGCGGGTACGAACCGACCACCGAAACGACGACCGTTCCTGCCGGCGAGACGGCCACAGTCGACGTCTCGCTCGCCGGCGTCGGATCGATCGCAGTCGCGGTCACGGACGCACACTTCGACGAGCCGATCGAATCGGCGACGGTCGAGGCGACCGGAGCCCGTGGCACGTACTCGGGCGTCCGCGTCAGCGATGGAACGTATCGGATCGAGAACGTTCCGTCTCGCGGCGACTACGAACTCCGCGTGCACGCCACAGGCTACGTCGAAGACCGGCGAACCGTCTCTCCGTCGACGGGTGAGGGACGCGTCGAATCGATCGCGCTACGGGGGGACGCCGTCCTCGAGGTCGTCGTCGAAACGGAGGACGGAGAGCTGATCGAGAACGCGACCGTTTCGATCACACGCGACGAGGCCGCGTTCGACGCTGCATCGACGACCGACGACGCCGGGACGCTCGCGGTGACCGTTCCCGGCACCGGCGAATCGTATACCGTCGCGGCGTCCGCTCCGGCGTTCGAAGCGTCGAGCGTCGCGACCGGTGCGGTCGAGAGCGAGGAGACGGCGACCGTGACCGTGGCGCTTCCGGCACCGCTACCGATATCGATATCGAAATTTGCGACGGCGACGATCGTGGCCGTGATGGCACTCACCGTGGTAGCCGGATCCCTCCTCGCGCGAACCTCTCGTTCCGAGTCGTGA